A region of Jannaschia sp. W003 DNA encodes the following proteins:
- the glgX gene encoding glycogen debranching protein GlgX: protein MSSAHRIEPGSGARLGATWDGAGTNFALFSAHAEKVELCLFNRDGRRETARIALPEYTNQVWHGYLPDVRPGQLYGYRVHGPYAPEAGHRFNANKLLLDPHARAHSGEVRWHDSLFGYKVGSPREDLSFDRRDSARSMPKCVVTPDASSWGADRRPRTDWSKTVIYEAHVGGMTMSAPHVDEPLRGTFEGLAQPGTIAHLKRLGITAIELLPIHDFPDDRHLLDRGLVNWWGYNTMGFFAPATRYLMQPGALDEFRVMVRRLHDAGIEVILDVVYNHTAEGNQMGPTLSFRGIDNASYYMLGDDPRYYYDTTGTGNTLNLSNRRVNQMVLDSLRYWVEDCHVDGFRFDLASTLGRRRDHFDPHHAFLDAVLQDPVLSQAKMIAEPWDTGNDGYQVGNFPPGWSEWNDQYRDTVRAFWKGDAGQAPALADKLLGSASTFEHDGRRPQASVNFVTAHDGFTLMDTVSYNDKHNDANGEGNRDGHSHNLSWNHGHEGATDDEGINALRDRQRRNLMATLMLSQGTPMMLMGDEYGRTQHGNNNAYCQPGEMNWFDWDGVDDPMVDFTAGLIAVRQSRPMLTYERFLHDSNGNPEGRYVHWHRIQGDDMNPDIWQDPERRAVAISFHGKADRTLYLAMNAGPEPRELHLPEGRWHRLVDTAADLATPDPKGEPVEGEVPLESRSLILFEAAE from the coding sequence ATGTCTTCCGCACACCGCATCGAACCCGGCTCGGGGGCGCGTCTCGGCGCGACCTGGGACGGGGCCGGCACCAATTTCGCCCTGTTCTCGGCCCACGCCGAGAAGGTCGAACTGTGCCTGTTCAACCGCGACGGCCGCCGCGAGACGGCGCGCATCGCGCTGCCCGAGTACACCAACCAGGTCTGGCACGGGTACCTGCCCGACGTGCGGCCCGGCCAGCTCTACGGCTACCGGGTCCACGGGCCCTACGCCCCCGAGGCGGGCCATCGCTTCAACGCCAACAAGCTGCTGCTCGACCCCCACGCCCGCGCCCACTCGGGCGAGGTGCGTTGGCACGACAGCCTGTTCGGCTACAAGGTCGGCTCGCCCCGCGAGGATCTGAGCTTCGACCGCCGCGACAGCGCGCGCTCCATGCCCAAGTGCGTGGTCACGCCCGACGCCTCGTCCTGGGGCGCCGACCGGCGGCCCCGCACCGACTGGTCGAAAACCGTGATCTACGAGGCCCACGTGGGCGGCATGACCATGTCCGCGCCCCACGTCGACGAGCCCCTGCGCGGCACCTTCGAGGGCCTCGCCCAGCCCGGCACCATCGCCCACCTAAAGCGCCTCGGCATCACCGCCATCGAGCTCCTGCCGATCCACGACTTCCCGGACGACCGGCACCTGCTGGACCGGGGGCTGGTGAACTGGTGGGGCTACAACACCATGGGCTTCTTCGCGCCCGCCACCCGCTACCTGATGCAGCCCGGCGCGCTCGACGAGTTCCGCGTGATGGTCCGGCGCCTGCATGACGCCGGCATCGAGGTGATCCTCGACGTGGTCTACAACCACACCGCCGAGGGCAACCAGATGGGCCCGACGCTCAGCTTCCGCGGCATCGACAACGCCAGCTACTACATGCTCGGCGACGATCCGCGCTACTACTACGACACCACGGGCACCGGGAACACGCTGAACCTGTCGAACCGGCGCGTGAACCAGATGGTGCTCGATTCCCTGCGCTACTGGGTCGAGGACTGCCACGTCGACGGCTTCCGCTTCGACCTCGCCTCCACGCTGGGCCGCCGCCGCGACCACTTCGACCCGCACCACGCCTTCCTCGACGCGGTGCTGCAGGACCCGGTGCTCTCGCAGGCCAAGATGATCGCCGAGCCTTGGGACACCGGCAACGACGGCTACCAGGTGGGCAACTTCCCCCCCGGCTGGTCGGAGTGGAACGACCAGTACCGCGACACCGTGCGCGCCTTCTGGAAGGGCGACGCGGGCCAGGCGCCCGCGCTGGCCGACAAGCTGCTCGGCTCGGCCTCGACCTTCGAGCACGACGGCCGCCGCCCCCAGGCGAGCGTGAACTTCGTGACCGCCCACGACGGCTTCACGCTGATGGACACGGTCAGCTACAACGACAAGCACAACGACGCCAACGGCGAGGGCAACCGCGACGGGCACTCGCACAACCTGTCGTGGAACCACGGCCACGAGGGCGCCACCGACGACGAGGGCATCAACGCCCTGCGCGACCGCCAGCGGCGCAACCTCATGGCCACGCTGATGCTGAGCCAAGGCACGCCGATGATGCTGATGGGCGACGAGTACGGCCGCACCCAGCACGGCAACAACAACGCCTACTGCCAGCCCGGCGAGATGAACTGGTTCGACTGGGACGGCGTGGACGACCCCATGGTCGACTTCACCGCCGGCCTGATCGCCGTGCGCCAGTCGCGCCCGATGCTGACCTACGAGCGGTTCCTCCACGACAGCAACGGCAACCCCGAGGGTCGCTACGTGCACTGGCACCGCATCCAGGGCGACGACATGAATCCCGACATCTGGCAGGATCCCGAGCGCCGCGCCGTGGCCATCTCGTTCCACGGCAAGGCCGACCGCACGCTCTACCTCGCCATGAACGCCGGGCCCGAGCCGCGCGAGCTGCACCTGCCCGAGGGCCGCTGGCACCGTCTGGTGGACACCGCCGCCGACCTCGCCACGCCCGACCCGAAGGGCGAGCCGGTGGAGGGCGAGGTGCCGCTCGAGTCCCGGTCGCTGATCCTGTTCGAGGCCGCCGAATGA
- the treS gene encoding maltose alpha-D-glucosyltransferase: protein MNAPVPEIAPQEAKFDRPDWFKDAVIYQCHVKAYQDSNGDGIGDFKGLMGRLDHIQSLGATALWLLPFYPSPLRDDGYDIAEFKAVNPQYGDMDDFQRLVDEAHARGLKVITELVINHTSDQHEWFQRARRAPKGSPERDFYVWSDDPSKWMDTTRVIFNDTHDSNWTWDPVAGQFYWHRFFDHQPDLNFDNPAVMEAVLDVMHFWLDKGVDGLRLDAIPYLVERDGTNNENLPETHEVLKAMRRDLDAHYEGRMLLAEANQWPEDTRPYFGEGDECHMGFHFPLMPRMYMAVAQEDRHAITDIIRQTPEIPDECQWGIFLRNHDELTLEMVTDRERDYLWETYASDKRARINMGIRRRLAPLMRNDRRKIELLNSMLLSMPGTPIMYYGDEIGMGDNIYLGDRDGVRTPMQWSADRNAGFSRADPQRLYLPAIQDPVFGYQAVNVEAQAASPSSFLNWIRRMVAVRKKHDVFGRGEIDLLYPANRKVLAYVRRSRDAEPGAEGDEAVLCVANLSRAPQAVEIDLSRYRGRVPVELVGQSPFPPVGDLPYMLTLPAYGFYWFLLASEEEAPEWHTPHTPVLPDFVTLTTRDGRLSTALTGREARQFEQQSLPQYVGLQRWFAGKDAGAGSVRLRTLGELAEGRHALAIADVETGGETQSYFLPLSAVWDEAALSLSPKLPATLAKLRRTNKVGALRDGASDEEMARALLAAMREGAVIEGEGGVLRFEGTDLPGDEEAGEPRLLGAEQSNASVAFSDRLVLKLYRRLRGGLQPDIEVGRFLTNETQFTGTPRLLGTIVWQAGDGTETVLAAASEFVPNQGDAWSFVTEGLDREMEAREVGHEGDGRPLMVGALDLGTLLGVRTAEMHLALASGAGAFGTEPLDRGGLDALVRETHAEVAATLDRLASADLGPEAREHAEAVLGRRAEILDRIERVGAMQPSGALSRVHGDYHLGQVLVAQGDLAIIDFEGEPSRSLEERQAKSSALRDVAGMLRSFDYALWTALARRIEGGADEARAMEQVAEWRSATAGAFLDAWRATVGDAPIRPTDPDFERALLDLHLLRKCAYEVEYERSFRPAWIDVPLRGMLSVLDDQ from the coding sequence ATGAACGCACCCGTCCCCGAGATCGCCCCGCAGGAGGCCAAGTTCGACCGCCCGGACTGGTTCAAGGACGCGGTGATCTACCAGTGCCACGTGAAGGCCTACCAGGATTCCAACGGCGACGGGATCGGGGACTTCAAGGGCCTGATGGGCCGCCTCGACCACATCCAGAGCCTCGGCGCCACGGCGCTGTGGCTGCTGCCGTTCTACCCCTCGCCCCTGCGCGACGACGGCTACGACATCGCCGAGTTCAAGGCGGTGAACCCCCAGTACGGCGACATGGACGACTTCCAGCGCCTGGTGGACGAGGCGCACGCCCGGGGTCTCAAGGTTATCACCGAGTTGGTCATCAACCACACCTCGGACCAGCACGAGTGGTTCCAGCGCGCCCGCCGCGCGCCCAAGGGCAGCCCCGAGCGCGACTTCTACGTCTGGTCCGACGATCCCTCGAAGTGGATGGACACCACGCGGGTGATCTTCAACGACACCCACGACAGCAACTGGACCTGGGACCCGGTGGCCGGCCAGTTCTACTGGCACCGCTTCTTCGACCACCAGCCCGACCTGAACTTCGACAACCCCGCCGTGATGGAGGCGGTGCTCGACGTCATGCACTTCTGGCTCGACAAAGGCGTGGACGGGCTGCGCCTCGACGCGATCCCCTACCTCGTCGAGCGCGACGGCACCAACAACGAGAACCTTCCCGAGACCCACGAGGTCCTCAAGGCCATGCGCCGCGACCTCGACGCCCACTACGAGGGGCGCATGCTCTTGGCCGAGGCCAACCAGTGGCCCGAGGACACCCGCCCCTACTTCGGCGAGGGCGACGAGTGCCACATGGGCTTCCACTTCCCCCTGATGCCGCGGATGTACATGGCCGTGGCCCAGGAGGACCGCCACGCCATCACCGACATCATTCGCCAGACCCCCGAGATTCCCGACGAGTGCCAGTGGGGCATCTTCCTGCGCAACCACGACGAGCTGACGCTCGAGATGGTGACCGACCGGGAGCGGGACTACCTGTGGGAGACCTACGCCTCCGACAAGCGGGCGCGCATCAACATGGGCATCCGCCGGCGCCTCGCGCCCCTGATGCGCAACGACCGCCGCAAGATCGAGCTCCTGAACTCGATGCTCCTGTCCATGCCCGGCACGCCGATCATGTACTACGGCGACGAGATCGGCATGGGAGACAACATCTACCTCGGCGACCGCGACGGCGTGCGCACGCCGATGCAGTGGTCGGCCGACCGCAACGCCGGCTTCAGCCGCGCCGACCCCCAGCGGCTCTACCTGCCCGCGATCCAGGACCCGGTGTTCGGCTACCAGGCCGTGAACGTCGAGGCGCAGGCCGCCTCGCCGTCGTCGTTCCTCAACTGGATCCGCCGCATGGTCGCCGTGCGCAAGAAGCACGACGTGTTCGGCCGCGGCGAGATCGACCTGCTCTACCCCGCGAACCGCAAGGTGCTGGCCTACGTGCGCCGGAGCCGCGACGCGGAGCCCGGCGCCGAGGGCGACGAGGCGGTTCTCTGCGTCGCCAACCTCTCCCGCGCGCCCCAGGCCGTGGAGATCGACCTGAGCCGCTACCGGGGCCGCGTCCCCGTGGAGCTGGTGGGCCAGTCGCCCTTCCCGCCCGTGGGCGACCTGCCTTACATGCTGACCCTGCCCGCCTACGGGTTCTACTGGTTCCTGCTCGCCTCCGAGGAGGAGGCTCCCGAGTGGCACACGCCGCACACGCCGGTGCTGCCCGACTTCGTGACCCTCACCACCCGCGACGGGCGCCTGTCGACCGCGCTCACGGGCCGCGAGGCGCGCCAGTTCGAGCAGCAGAGCCTGCCGCAGTACGTCGGCCTCCAGCGCTGGTTCGCCGGCAAGGACGCCGGCGCCGGATCGGTCCGCCTGCGGACCCTGGGCGAGCTGGCCGAGGGGCGCCACGCGCTCGCCATCGCCGACGTCGAGACGGGCGGCGAGACCCAGAGCTACTTCCTGCCGCTCTCGGCGGTCTGGGACGAGGCGGCGCTGTCGCTCTCGCCCAAGCTGCCCGCCACGCTCGCCAAGCTGCGCCGCACCAACAAGGTGGGCGCCCTGCGCGACGGGGCCTCCGACGAGGAGATGGCCCGCGCCCTGCTCGCCGCCATGCGCGAGGGCGCCGTGATCGAGGGCGAGGGCGGCGTCTTGCGCTTCGAGGGCACCGACCTGCCCGGCGATGAGGAGGCGGGCGAGCCGCGCCTCTTGGGCGCCGAGCAGTCCAACGCGTCCGTGGCCTTCTCGGACCGGCTCGTGCTCAAGCTCTACCGCCGCCTGCGCGGCGGGCTGCAGCCCGACATCGAGGTGGGCCGGTTCCTCACCAACGAGACCCAGTTCACCGGCACGCCGCGCCTCCTGGGCACCATCGTCTGGCAAGCGGGCGACGGCACCGAGACCGTGCTGGCCGCCGCCTCCGAGTTCGTGCCCAACCAGGGCGACGCCTGGAGCTTCGTGACCGAAGGGCTGGACCGCGAGATGGAGGCCCGCGAGGTGGGCCACGAGGGCGACGGGCGCCCGCTCATGGTGGGCGCGCTCGACCTCGGCACCCTGCTCGGGGTCCGCACCGCCGAGATGCACCTCGCGCTCGCCTCCGGCGCGGGAGCCTTCGGCACCGAGCCGCTGGATCGCGGGGGTCTCGACGCCCTCGTGCGCGAGACCCACGCCGAGGTGGCGGCCACGCTGGACCGCCTCGCCTCCGCCGACCTCGGACCCGAGGCGCGCGAGCACGCCGAGGCGGTGCTGGGCCGCCGCGCCGAGATCCTCGACCGGATCGAGCGCGTGGGCGCCATGCAGCCCTCGGGCGCGCTGAGCCGCGTCCACGGCGACTACCACCTCGGGCAGGTGCTGGTGGCGCAGGGCGACCTGGCCATCATCGACTTCGAGGGCGAGCCCTCGCGCTCGCTCGAGGAGCGGCAGGCCAAGTCGTCCGCCCTGCGCGACGTGGCGGGCATGCTCCGCAGCTTCGACTACGCGCTGTGGACCGCGCTCGCGCGCCGCATCGAGGGCGGCGCCGACGAGGCGCGCGCCATGGAGCAGGTGGCCGAGTGGCGCTCCGCCACGGCGGGCGCCTTCCTGGATGCGTGGCGCGCCACCGTGGGCGACGCCCCGATCCGCCCCACCGACCCCGACTTCGAGCGCGCGCTGCTCGACCTGCACCTGCTGCGCAAGTGCGCCTACGAGGTGGAGTACGAGCGCAGCTTCCGCCCCGCCTGGATCGACGTCCCGCTGCGCGGGATGCTGTCAGTACTGGACGACCAATGA
- the treZ gene encoding malto-oligosyltrehalose trehalohydrolase, producing the protein MSTLPSWGAVPTDRGTRFRLWAPGVASLQVRVAGTDHAMQAEGESWFSATLDAPAGTEYLFVLPDGTAVPDPASRRQAGDVHGASVVAEAEHRFRHPHPERPWHEAVIYEMHVGTFTPEGTFRAAVAKLDHLVDLGVTAIDILPVAQFGGRHGWGYDGVLLYCPHEAYGTPQDLAHLVDEAHGRGLKVMMDVVYNHFGPDGNYIGAYAPGFYDEARHTPWGAAIDYTRAPVRRFAIENALYWLEHFRIDGLRMDAIDHVVDPSDPDVLTEMAREIRQRVPDAWLMTEDNRNVTYLHERGEDGATPLMDGEWNDDWHNAAHVVATDETEGYYGDFADDPVGHLARAVAEGFAYQGETGPGGEARGKPSGHLPPEAFVNFLQNHDQVGNRAIGERLTKLAPAARLDALQALLLLSPGIPLLFMGEEWGATEPFLFFADFEGDLARAVTEGRRREFASFVGFEGAVPDPIERSSFEASKLNWARAEQGDHQDALARTRELIALRLERIAPLLPGTRPHAGRRLHTDREAIAVDWRLGGGLLQVRANFAHHPVAMPPVSGETIHLTGPTMGAPNSTLFAVDA; encoded by the coding sequence ATGAGCACGCTGCCCTCCTGGGGCGCCGTCCCCACCGACCGCGGCACCCGGTTCCGCCTCTGGGCGCCGGGCGTCGCGTCCCTGCAGGTCCGCGTGGCGGGCACCGACCACGCCATGCAGGCCGAGGGCGAGAGCTGGTTCTCGGCCACGCTCGACGCGCCCGCGGGCACGGAATACCTGTTCGTGCTGCCAGACGGCACCGCCGTGCCCGACCCCGCCTCGCGGCGGCAGGCGGGCGACGTGCACGGCGCCTCGGTCGTGGCCGAGGCCGAGCACCGCTTCCGCCACCCCCACCCCGAGCGCCCCTGGCACGAGGCGGTGATCTACGAGATGCACGTGGGCACCTTCACGCCCGAGGGCACGTTCCGCGCCGCGGTGGCCAAGCTCGACCACCTCGTCGACCTCGGCGTGACGGCGATCGACATCCTGCCCGTGGCCCAGTTCGGCGGCCGCCACGGCTGGGGCTACGACGGCGTGCTGCTCTACTGCCCCCACGAGGCCTACGGCACGCCCCAGGACCTCGCCCATCTGGTGGACGAGGCACACGGGCGCGGGCTGAAGGTCATGATGGACGTGGTCTACAACCACTTCGGCCCCGACGGGAACTACATCGGCGCCTACGCCCCCGGCTTCTACGACGAGGCGCGGCACACCCCCTGGGGCGCCGCCATCGACTACACCCGCGCCCCCGTGCGCCGCTTCGCGATCGAGAACGCGCTCTACTGGCTCGAGCACTTCCGCATCGACGGCCTGCGCATGGACGCCATCGACCACGTGGTCGACCCCTCGGACCCGGACGTGCTGACCGAGATGGCACGCGAGATTCGCCAGCGCGTCCCCGACGCCTGGCTGATGACCGAGGACAACCGCAACGTCACCTACCTTCACGAGCGGGGCGAGGACGGTGCCACGCCGCTCATGGACGGCGAGTGGAACGACGACTGGCACAACGCCGCCCACGTGGTCGCCACCGACGAGACCGAAGGATACTACGGCGACTTCGCGGACGACCCCGTGGGCCACCTCGCCCGCGCCGTGGCCGAGGGCTTCGCCTACCAGGGCGAGACCGGGCCGGGCGGCGAGGCGCGCGGCAAGCCCTCGGGGCACCTGCCGCCCGAGGCCTTTGTGAACTTCCTCCAGAACCACGACCAGGTGGGCAACCGCGCCATCGGCGAGCGGCTGACGAAGCTCGCCCCCGCCGCGCGGCTCGATGCGCTGCAGGCGCTGCTGCTGCTCTCGCCCGGCATCCCGCTCCTGTTCATGGGCGAGGAGTGGGGCGCGACCGAGCCGTTCCTGTTCTTCGCGGACTTCGAGGGCGACCTGGCCCGGGCCGTGACCGAGGGCCGCCGCCGGGAGTTCGCCTCGTTCGTGGGCTTCGAGGGCGCCGTGCCCGACCCGATCGAGCGCTCCTCCTTCGAGGCCTCGAAGCTGAACTGGGCGCGCGCCGAGCAGGGCGATCACCAAGACGCGCTGGCCCGCACGCGAGAGCTGATCGCCCTGCGGCTGGAGCGCATCGCGCCGCTGCTGCCCGGCACCCGGCCCCATGCCGGCCGGCGGCTCCACACCGACCGCGAGGCCATCGCCGTGGACTGGCGCCTCGGCGGGGGCCTCCTGCAGGTCCGCGCCAACTTCGCCCACCACCCCGTGGCGATGCCGCCGGTGTCGGGCGAGACGATCCACCTCACCGGGCCCACGATGGGTGCCCCGAACTCGACCCTCTTCGCGGTGGACGCATGA
- the glgB gene encoding 1,4-alpha-glucan branching protein GlgB, protein MTDKKTPPAKTRRAPAKPRAAKASARAADPKAPEAEAAAAPAPKKRAAPKPRAAKAPAKTTGAKAKPKAPAAAASAKPDAAAASKPAAPAAPPIDAGTLEAIVRGRLGDPFATLGLHAAERGHAITVFAPDAGEVVVLGADGKSLGAMERVHPEGVFHLAFPEAKDRFAYRLRCRAGEHEWERDDPYRFGPVLGETDEYLVAEGRHEELWKRLGAHPMTHEGTQGTAFAVWAPNARRVSVVGHFNAWDGRRHPLRRRLGAGLWELFVPAVAPGDVYKYEIVGVHGDVLPLKADPMAFRMEHAPSTGSVVAAPLAHAWQDGDWRAKGREDLRGKPVSIYEVHLGSWRRGDGDRLLSYREVGPLLAEYVADMGFTHVEFLPLSEHPYTPSWGYQPIGLFAPTVRFGEPEDFAAMVDHLHGAGVGVIMDWVPAHFPSDEHGLARFDGTALYEHEDPRLGFHKDWNTLIYNFGRNEVANFLRASALYWLDELHVDALRVDAVASMLYLDYSRNDGEWIPNRYGGRENLDAIDFLRDVNRQVGARTGGHTIAEESTAFPGVSRPADEGGLGFDFKWNMGWMHDTLQYIGEDPVNRRWHHDKMTFGLHYAFTENFVLPISHDEVVHGKGSLLGRMPGDDWQRFANLRAYLGWMWTHPGKKLLFMGSEFAQEREWNFDASLDWHLLDDPRHAGIQRLVRDLNAVYRGETALHARDCDPEGFRWIDGGDADNNVFSFLRLGHEGTPPVAVICNMAPVLREDFRVGLPSAGRWREALNSDATTYGGTGSGNGGFVTADGAEWHGQPVSASLTLPPLATLILTPATDDSD, encoded by the coding sequence ATGACCGACAAGAAGACACCCCCCGCAAAGACCCGCCGCGCCCCCGCCAAGCCGCGCGCAGCGAAGGCCTCCGCCAGGGCAGCCGATCCGAAGGCCCCCGAGGCCGAAGCCGCCGCGGCGCCCGCGCCCAAGAAGCGCGCCGCCCCGAAGCCGCGCGCCGCGAAGGCCCCTGCCAAGACGACGGGCGCGAAGGCGAAGCCCAAGGCCCCCGCCGCCGCGGCATCGGCGAAGCCCGACGCGGCCGCCGCGTCGAAGCCGGCCGCCCCCGCCGCGCCGCCGATCGACGCGGGCACCCTCGAGGCCATCGTGCGCGGGCGTCTGGGCGATCCGTTCGCCACGCTCGGCCTCCACGCCGCCGAACGGGGTCACGCCATCACCGTGTTCGCCCCCGACGCGGGCGAGGTCGTGGTGCTGGGCGCCGACGGCAAGTCCCTCGGCGCCATGGAGCGCGTGCATCCCGAGGGCGTGTTCCACCTGGCCTTTCCCGAGGCGAAGGACCGCTTCGCCTACCGCCTGCGGTGCCGCGCGGGCGAGCACGAGTGGGAGCGCGACGATCCCTACCGCTTCGGCCCCGTCCTGGGCGAGACCGACGAGTACCTCGTGGCCGAAGGCCGCCACGAGGAGCTGTGGAAGCGCCTCGGCGCCCACCCCATGACCCACGAGGGCACCCAGGGCACCGCCTTCGCGGTCTGGGCGCCCAACGCCCGCCGCGTCAGCGTGGTCGGCCACTTCAACGCCTGGGACGGCCGCCGCCACCCCCTGCGCCGCCGTCTCGGCGCCGGCCTGTGGGAGCTGTTCGTGCCCGCCGTGGCCCCCGGCGACGTCTACAAGTACGAGATCGTCGGCGTGCACGGCGACGTGCTGCCGCTGAAGGCCGACCCGATGGCCTTCCGCATGGAGCACGCGCCCTCGACCGGCTCGGTCGTGGCCGCCCCCCTCGCCCATGCGTGGCAGGACGGGGACTGGCGCGCCAAGGGACGCGAGGACCTCCGCGGCAAGCCGGTCTCGATCTACGAGGTGCACCTGGGCTCCTGGCGCCGCGGCGACGGGGACCGCCTGCTGAGCTACCGCGAGGTCGGCCCGCTCCTGGCCGAGTACGTGGCGGACATGGGCTTCACCCACGTGGAGTTCCTGCCCCTCTCGGAGCACCCCTACACGCCGTCCTGGGGCTACCAGCCCATCGGCCTCTTCGCGCCCACGGTGCGCTTCGGCGAGCCCGAGGACTTCGCCGCCATGGTGGACCACCTCCACGGCGCCGGCGTCGGCGTCATCATGGACTGGGTGCCCGCGCACTTCCCCTCGGACGAGCACGGGCTGGCGCGCTTCGACGGCACCGCGCTCTACGAGCACGAGGACCCGCGCCTGGGCTTCCACAAGGACTGGAACACCCTGATCTACAACTTCGGGCGCAACGAGGTCGCGAACTTCCTGCGCGCCTCGGCGCTCTACTGGCTGGACGAGCTGCACGTCGACGCCCTGCGCGTCGATGCGGTCGCCTCGATGCTCTACCTCGACTACAGCCGCAACGACGGCGAGTGGATCCCGAACCGCTACGGCGGGCGCGAGAACCTCGACGCCATCGACTTCCTGCGGGACGTGAACCGCCAGGTGGGCGCGCGCACGGGCGGCCACACCATCGCCGAGGAATCCACCGCCTTCCCGGGCGTGTCGCGCCCCGCCGACGAGGGGGGCCTCGGCTTCGACTTCAAGTGGAACATGGGCTGGATGCACGACACGCTCCAGTACATCGGCGAGGACCCGGTCAACCGCCGCTGGCACCACGACAAGATGACCTTCGGCCTCCACTACGCCTTCACCGAGAACTTCGTCCTGCCGATCAGCCACGACGAGGTGGTGCACGGCAAGGGCTCGCTCCTGGGCCGGATGCCGGGCGACGACTGGCAGCGCTTCGCGAACCTGCGCGCCTATCTCGGCTGGATGTGGACGCACCCGGGCAAGAAGCTGCTCTTCATGGGCTCGGAGTTCGCCCAGGAGCGGGAGTGGAACTTCGACGCCTCGCTCGACTGGCACCTGCTGGACGACCCGCGCCACGCGGGCATCCAGCGCCTCGTGCGCGACCTGAACGCGGTCTATCGCGGCGAGACCGCGCTCCATGCCCGCGACTGCGACCCCGAGGGCTTCCGCTGGATCGACGGCGGCGACGCCGACAACAACGTGTTCAGCTTCCTGCGCCTCGGCCACGAAGGCACGCCGCCCGTGGCGGTGATCTGCAACATGGCGCCCGTGCTGCGCGAGGACTTCCGCGTCGGCCTGCCCTCCGCCGGCCGGTGGCGCGAGGCGCTGAATTCGGATGCCACAACTTACGGTGGAACCGGATCGGGCAACGGCGGGTTTGTGACGGCCGACGGCGCGGAATGGCACGGACAGCCCGTGTCGGCCTCGCTCACCCTGCCGCCGCTGGCGACCCTGATCCTGACGCCCGCAACCGACGACTCCGACTGA